Proteins encoded in a region of the Salminus brasiliensis chromosome 2, fSalBra1.hap2, whole genome shotgun sequence genome:
- the foxb1a gene encoding forkhead box protein B1a, with translation MPRPGRNTYSDQKPPYSYISLTAMAIQSCPEKMLPLSEIYKFIMDRFPYYRENTQRWQNSLRHNLSFNDCFIKIPRRPDQPGKGSFWALHPNCGDMFENGSFLRRRKRFKVVLADPLAVAAGAKSSEAAHYLQQQHAKLRLSALAATGAHLPPVTGYNLGAASPASTFKHPFAIENIIAREYKVPGGLAFSAVQSMSAGYPLHSQLGTAWPHVYGAGAADTTAPITMASGDYGAYGVPIKSLCHGGQTLPAIPVPIKATPASVAGLSALPHHLPAFLSNSPQSLSPTSPHAAASQSSPGAPSDALTSPAALQSVAVH, from the coding sequence AGAAGCCGCCCTATTCGTACATCTCCCTAACGGCCATGGCTATCCAGAGCTGCCCGGAAAAGATGTTGCCGCTAAGCGAGATCTACAAGTTCATCATGGACAGGTTCCCTTACTACCGCGAAAACACGCAGCGCTGGCAGAACTCCCTGCGCCACAACCTCTCCTTCAACGACTGCTTCATCAAGATCCCGAGGCGGCCCGACCAGCCTGGCAAGGGCAGTTTTTGGGCGCTGCACCCTAATTGCGGCGACATGTTCGAGAACGGCAGCTTCCTGCGACGGCGCAAGCGCTTCAAGGTGGTCCTGGCCGACCCGCTGGCGGTGGCGGCGGGCGCCAAGTCGTCCGAAGCGGCGCACTACCTACAGCAGCAGCACGCCAAGCTGCGTCTGAGCGCACTAGCCGCCACCGGTGCGCACCTGCCGCCGGTCACCGGCTACAACCTGGGCGCGGCGTCTCCCGCCTCCACCTTTAAGCACCCGTTCGCCATCGAGAACATCATCGCGCGCGAGTATAAGGTGCCCGGGGGCCTGGCCTTTTCGGCCGTGCAGTCCATGTCGGCGGGCTACCCGCTACACAGCCAGCTGGGCACCGCGTGGCCGCACGTGTACGGCGCCGGAGCGGCGGACACGACGGCGCCTATTACTATGGCGAGCGGTGACTACGGCGCATACGGTGTCCCCATCAAGTCGCTGTGCCACGGCGGCCAGACGCTGCCCGCCATCCCCGTGCCCATCAAAGCCACGCCGGCGTCCGTGGCCGGCCTGTCCGCGCTTCCGCACCATCTGCCCGCCTTCCTCTCGAACTCGCCGCAGTCGCTGAGCCCTACGTCGCCGCACGCCGCCGCCAGCCAAAGCAGCCCGGGCGCGCCCAGCGACGCGCTCACTAGCCCCGCCGCCCTCCAGTCTGTGGCCGTGCACTGA